In Microbacterium sp. SLBN-146, one genomic interval encodes:
- the recR gene encoding recombination mediator RecR → MYDGIVQDLIDEFGRLPGIGPKSAQRITFHILQSPSFDVSRLAELLSVVRERVRFCDICGNVSEQERCSICRDPRRNATLICVVEDAKDVSAIERTREFRGLYHVLGGAISPIAGVGPDDLRITQLMQRLADGTVQEVILATNPNLEGEATATYLSRLLRTLEISVTRLASGLPVGGDLEYADEVTLGRAFEGRRAIG, encoded by the coding sequence ATGTATGACGGCATCGTCCAAGACCTGATCGACGAATTCGGTCGGCTTCCCGGCATCGGCCCGAAGTCTGCCCAGCGCATCACGTTCCACATCCTGCAGTCGCCGTCCTTCGACGTCTCACGGCTCGCCGAACTGCTGAGCGTGGTGCGGGAGCGCGTGCGGTTCTGCGACATCTGCGGCAACGTGTCCGAGCAGGAGCGCTGTTCGATCTGTCGCGATCCGCGTCGCAATGCGACCCTGATCTGTGTCGTCGAAGACGCGAAGGACGTCTCCGCCATCGAGCGAACCCGCGAGTTCCGCGGGCTCTACCACGTCCTCGGCGGCGCGATCAGTCCCATCGCGGGCGTCGGTCCCGACGACCTGCGGATCACGCAGCTCATGCAGCGTCTGGCCGACGGCACGGTGCAGGAAGTCATCCTGGCGACGAACCCCAACCTCGAGGGCGAGGCGACCGCCACCTACCTCAGCAGGCTCCTCCGCACCCTCGAGATCTCGGTCACGCGCCTGGCATCGGGGCTCCCCGTCGGAGGCGACCTCGAATACGCCGACGAGGTCACCCTCGGTCGCGCCTTCGAAGGCCGCCGCGCCATCGGCTGA